In Thermodesulfobacteriota bacterium, a genomic segment contains:
- a CDS encoding CopG family transcriptional regulator codes for MHRTTIMLPDDLRNRAVRRAEDMGVSLGELVRVSLDALLSRPERAQGDPLYADDTVYRGEAPADLSAAHDLHLYGEEPAQDLGQACERGRAISRPSDPEPR; via the coding sequence ATGCATCGAACGACGATCATGCTACCGGACGACCTGAGGAATCGCGCCGTCCGGCGCGCCGAGGACATGGGCGTATCCCTTGGAGAGCTCGTTCGCGTCTCGCTCGACGCCCTGCTGAGCCGCCCCGAGCGGGCGCAGGGCGATCCCCTGTACGCCGACGATACGGTGTACCGGGGCGAGGCCCCCGCAGATCTCTCGGCGGCTCACGACCTCCACCTGTACGGCGAAGAGCCGGCGCAGGATCTCGGGCAAGCCTGCGAGAGGGGCCGCGCGATCTCTCGCCCCTCCGATCCCGAGCCCCGATGA